One stretch of Corynebacterium imitans DNA includes these proteins:
- a CDS encoding DUF5319 domain-containing protein gives MGGVNFDDMMPKDPFADDPNDPASFIEDDALPEPLSPQERTDVLRDLQYVRDCQRRLRPRGIRGIYFMCEDCDQWHYYDWDIMEQNMLATLRNQLPAVHEPSAEIAYDAYVSWDYALGFLDGLEAR, from the coding sequence GTGGGTGGCGTGAACTTTGATGACATGATGCCCAAGGATCCGTTCGCGGACGATCCGAATGATCCGGCGTCGTTTATTGAGGATGACGCGCTGCCGGAACCACTCTCCCCGCAGGAGCGCACCGATGTGCTGCGCGACCTGCAGTACGTGCGCGACTGCCAGCGCCGCCTGCGTCCGCGCGGTATCCGCGGCATTTACTTCATGTGCGAGGACTGCGACCAGTGGCATTACTACGACTGGGACATCATGGAGCAGAACATGCTGGCTACCCTGCGCAACCAGCTCCCGGCCGTGCATGAGCCGAGCGCCGAGATCGCTTACGACGCCTACGTGTCCTGGGACTACGCCCTAGGCTTCCTCGACGGCCTCGAGGCGCGCTAA
- a CDS encoding WhiB family transcriptional regulator — protein MSLPQYLPGPNADFWDWQLHSACRGEASEVFYHPDGERGRARTQRENRAKAICYSCPVLEQCREHALRVAEPYGIWGGMSESERQAILRSGHGGALKVPAAASAK, from the coding sequence ATGTCCCTGCCGCAATATCTCCCCGGTCCGAACGCTGATTTCTGGGACTGGCAGCTGCATAGCGCGTGCCGTGGCGAAGCATCTGAGGTCTTCTACCACCCAGACGGGGAACGCGGCCGCGCACGCACCCAGCGTGAGAACCGCGCAAAGGCTATCTGCTACTCCTGCCCCGTGCTCGAGCAGTGCCGCGAGCACGCCCTGCGCGTTGCGGAGCCCTACGGCATTTGGGGCGGCATGAGCGAGTCCGAGCGCCAGGCCATCCTGCGCAGCGGCCACGGCGGTGCCCTAAAGGTTCCCGCCGCCGCTTCCGCAAAGTAA
- the tsaD gene encoding tRNA (adenosine(37)-N6)-threonylcarbamoyltransferase complex transferase subunit TsaD — MIVLGIESSCDETGVGIVRLHEDGTMEVLADAVASSMAQHARFGGVVPEIASRAHLEAMPQVMEAALKEAGVDKPDAVAATVGPGLAGALLVGASAAKAYAAAWGVPFYGVNHLGGHVAVANLEGESALPHSVALLVSGGHTQLLEVEAVGRPMRELGSTLDDAAGEAYDKVARLLGLGYPGGPVVDKLAQAGDPTAIAFPRGLSKAQDLRGEHRYDFSFSGLKTAVARYVEAAEREGRVVSLEDVCASFQEAVCDVLTAKAVMACEDTGASTLLLGGGVAANSRLRALAAERCAERGIELRVPRFGLCTDNGVMIAAVAGQLIHEGVKSSPLSVATDTSLEVETPLVGA, encoded by the coding sequence ATGATCGTGCTCGGGATTGAGTCTTCCTGCGATGAGACGGGTGTGGGCATTGTTCGCCTGCATGAGGACGGGACGATGGAGGTCCTTGCGGACGCGGTCGCCTCCTCGATGGCACAGCACGCCCGCTTTGGCGGCGTGGTGCCGGAGATCGCCTCGCGCGCGCACCTTGAGGCCATGCCGCAGGTGATGGAGGCCGCGCTCAAGGAGGCCGGCGTGGACAAGCCTGATGCGGTGGCGGCTACCGTCGGGCCGGGTCTGGCGGGCGCGCTGCTGGTCGGTGCCTCGGCGGCGAAGGCCTATGCGGCCGCGTGGGGCGTGCCCTTCTACGGGGTCAACCACCTCGGCGGTCACGTCGCGGTGGCGAACCTCGAAGGTGAGTCCGCGCTGCCGCATTCCGTGGCCTTGCTGGTCTCCGGCGGGCACACGCAGTTGCTCGAGGTCGAGGCGGTGGGCCGCCCGATGCGGGAGCTGGGCTCGACGCTTGACGACGCCGCGGGGGAGGCCTACGACAAAGTCGCCCGTCTCCTCGGCCTCGGCTATCCCGGCGGTCCGGTGGTGGACAAGCTGGCGCAAGCCGGCGACCCGACCGCGATCGCGTTTCCGCGCGGGCTGTCGAAGGCCCAGGACTTGCGCGGCGAGCACCGCTACGACTTCTCTTTTTCCGGGCTCAAGACCGCGGTGGCTCGCTACGTGGAAGCCGCCGAGCGAGAGGGTCGTGTAGTGAGTCTGGAGGATGTCTGCGCGTCTTTCCAGGAGGCGGTGTGCGACGTGCTCACGGCGAAGGCAGTCATGGCCTGCGAGGATACCGGCGCGTCGACGCTGCTGCTCGGCGGCGGAGTAGCGGCGAACTCCCGGCTGCGTGCGCTTGCGGCGGAGCGGTGCGCCGAACGCGGGATTGAGCTGCGCGTGCCGCGCTTTGGCCTGTGTACGGACAACGGCGTGATGATCGCGGCGGTGGCCGGCCAGCTCATCCATGAGGGGGTGAAATCCTCGCCGCTGTCGGTGGCAACGGATACCTCGCTCGAGGTGGAAACGCCGCTCGTCGGGGCCTAA
- a CDS encoding sigma-70 family RNA polymerase sigma factor: MATPEVNDELARLVPLAVDGDERALQQVIRLIHPLVLRYTRARIGGGRMPTAEDVAQDVCLAVATSIDRYRDQGKPFMAFVYGIAFNKVADAHRALSRDKLTPTEEVPETESHGETPEEFALVADGSNRVRELLDVLSDKARDIIILRVFMGLSAEETAQIVGSTAGAVRVAQFRALATLRKHLEEGELHDGSAQ, encoded by the coding sequence ATGGCCACGCCGGAAGTCAACGACGAGTTAGCTCGGCTCGTTCCCCTCGCCGTCGACGGTGACGAGCGGGCACTGCAGCAGGTAATTCGCTTGATCCACCCGCTGGTGCTGCGCTATACCCGTGCCCGCATCGGGGGCGGACGTATGCCCACCGCCGAGGATGTGGCCCAGGACGTTTGCCTGGCCGTGGCGACCTCGATTGACCGCTACCGGGACCAGGGCAAACCCTTTATGGCGTTTGTCTACGGGATCGCGTTCAACAAAGTTGCCGATGCACACCGGGCGCTGTCGCGGGATAAACTTACGCCCACTGAAGAAGTGCCTGAGACCGAGTCGCACGGGGAAACTCCAGAGGAATTTGCCCTGGTAGCGGATGGTAGTAACAGAGTGCGTGAGTTACTCGATGTACTCAGTGACAAGGCCCGTGACATCATTATCCTGAGAGTCTTCATGGGCCTTTCCGCAGAAGAAACAGCGCAAATTGTGGGCAGTACCGCGGGAGCGGTGCGCGTCGCCCAATTCCGTGCGCTTGCGACGCTGCGCAAACACTTGGAGGAAGGGGAGTTGCACGATGGCTCGGCGCAGTGA
- the groL gene encoding chaperonin GroEL (60 kDa chaperone family; promotes refolding of misfolded polypeptides especially under stressful conditions; forms two stacked rings of heptamers to form a barrel-shaped 14mer; ends can be capped by GroES; misfolded proteins enter the barrel where they are refolded when GroES binds) has translation MAKLIAFDQEAREGIQRGVDILADAVKVTLGPRGRNVVLSKSWGGPTVTNDGVTIARDIDLEDPFENLGAQLVKSVAVKTNDIAGDGTTTATLLAQALVAEGLRNVAAGANPIELNKGITAAAEKVVEELRERSTPVSASAEIANVATVSSRDPEVGEMVAGAMDKVGKDGVLTVEESQSIESYVDLTEGISFDKGFLSPYFMTDPDAGQAVLDDARVLLVRNKISSLPDFLPLLEQIAESSVPLLIIAEDVEGEPLQTLVVNTMRKSLKVVAVKAPYFGERRKAFMDDLAVVTQATVIDPEVGVNLKDATLEHLGRARRVTVTKDDTVLVDGAGTLEAIEDRREQIRREIETTDSTWDREKAEERLAKLSGGVAVIRVGAATETEVNERKLRVEDAINAARAAVQEGVIAGGGSALVQIAKELEAYAEEFTGEQKTGVLAVARALRKPAFWIADNAGLDGSVVVSKIGELSNDEGFNAATLEYGNLVEQGIIDPVKVTHSAVVNAASVARMVLTTEASVVTKPAEEEENAGHAGHAH, from the coding sequence ATGGCAAAACTTATTGCATTTGACCAGGAGGCCCGCGAGGGTATCCAGCGTGGCGTGGACATCCTCGCCGACGCAGTGAAGGTCACCCTTGGCCCGCGCGGCCGCAACGTGGTCCTCTCCAAGTCCTGGGGTGGGCCGACCGTGACCAACGACGGCGTGACCATCGCTCGCGACATCGATCTGGAAGATCCCTTTGAGAACCTCGGTGCGCAGCTGGTCAAGTCCGTCGCTGTGAAGACGAACGACATCGCCGGTGACGGCACCACCACCGCGACCCTGCTGGCGCAGGCACTCGTGGCAGAAGGGCTTCGTAACGTCGCTGCGGGCGCGAACCCGATCGAGCTGAACAAGGGCATTACCGCCGCCGCCGAGAAGGTCGTTGAGGAGCTGCGCGAGCGCTCCACCCCGGTGTCCGCTTCCGCAGAGATCGCGAATGTGGCCACCGTTTCCTCCCGCGACCCGGAGGTCGGCGAGATGGTTGCCGGCGCGATGGACAAGGTGGGCAAGGACGGTGTGCTGACCGTCGAGGAGTCCCAGTCCATCGAGTCCTACGTGGACCTGACCGAGGGTATTTCCTTTGACAAGGGCTTCCTGTCGCCCTACTTCATGACGGACCCGGACGCAGGCCAGGCCGTGCTGGACGATGCACGCGTGCTGCTGGTGCGCAACAAGATCTCCTCCCTGCCGGACTTCCTGCCGCTGCTGGAGCAGATCGCCGAGTCCTCGGTGCCGCTGCTGATCATCGCAGAGGACGTCGAGGGAGAGCCGCTGCAGACGCTCGTGGTCAACACGATGCGCAAGTCGCTGAAGGTCGTTGCTGTGAAGGCTCCGTACTTCGGCGAGCGCCGCAAGGCCTTCATGGACGATCTCGCCGTGGTCACCCAGGCCACCGTGATCGACCCGGAGGTAGGCGTCAACCTCAAGGACGCCACCCTGGAGCATCTCGGCCGTGCACGCCGCGTCACCGTGACGAAGGACGACACCGTGCTTGTCGACGGGGCGGGGACGCTCGAGGCCATCGAGGATCGCCGCGAGCAGATCCGCCGCGAGATCGAGACGACCGACTCCACCTGGGACCGCGAGAAGGCAGAAGAGCGCCTGGCGAAGCTGTCCGGTGGTGTGGCCGTCATCCGCGTCGGTGCCGCGACCGAGACGGAGGTCAACGAGCGCAAGCTGCGCGTCGAGGACGCCATCAACGCTGCGCGCGCTGCCGTGCAGGAGGGTGTGATCGCCGGTGGCGGTTCCGCGCTCGTGCAGATTGCCAAGGAGCTCGAGGCTTACGCCGAGGAGTTCACTGGCGAGCAGAAGACCGGCGTGCTGGCCGTTGCCCGCGCGCTGCGCAAGCCCGCTTTCTGGATCGCCGACAACGCGGGCCTGGACGGCTCCGTGGTCGTGTCCAAGATCGGCGAGCTGAGCAACGATGAGGGCTTCAACGCCGCGACCCTGGAGTACGGCAACCTTGTCGAGCAGGGCATCATCGACCCGGTGAAGGTGACCCACTCCGCTGTGGTCAACGCCGCCTCAGTCGCCCGCATGGTGCTCACCACGGAGGCCTCCGTGGTGACCAAGCCGGCGGAAGAGGAAGAAAACGCAGGCCACGCAGGTCACGCGCACTAG
- the groES gene encoding co-chaperone GroES: protein MANVNIKPLEDKVLVQIAEAETTTASGLVIPDSAAEKPQEAVVIAVGPGRLDDNGNRVAPDVKEGDTVVFSKYGGTELKYNGEEYLLLSARDLLAVVEK, encoded by the coding sequence ATGGCAAACGTCAATATCAAGCCGCTGGAAGACAAGGTCCTCGTGCAGATCGCTGAGGCTGAGACCACCACCGCCTCTGGCCTGGTTATCCCGGACTCCGCTGCAGAGAAGCCGCAGGAAGCCGTCGTCATCGCTGTTGGCCCGGGCCGCCTGGACGACAACGGCAACCGCGTCGCCCCGGACGTGAAGGAGGGCGACACCGTCGTGTTCTCCAAGTACGGCGGCACCGAGCTGAAGTACAACGGCGAGGAGTACCTCCTGCTGTCGGCTCGCGACCTGCTCGCTGTCGTCGAAAAGTAA